The Deinococcus ruber genome includes a region encoding these proteins:
- a CDS encoding DUF427 domain-containing protein, producing MKPVPVIPAPGQESVWDYPRPPRLERSPKRVQIWLGGVQIADTTDAYRVLETSHPPGYYLPPHAFLPGVLHAAPGSSVCEWKGRASYWSLSAGGKTVPGAAWSYERPTAPFADIAGYVALYAGRVDRVTLDGETVTPQPGDFYGGWITSEVVGPFKGIPGSWGW from the coding sequence ATGAAACCCGTTCCCGTCATTCCAGCACCCGGTCAGGAATCGGTGTGGGACTATCCGCGTCCACCACGTCTGGAACGCAGCCCAAAGCGCGTGCAGATCTGGCTGGGCGGCGTACAGATCGCCGACACCACCGACGCCTACCGGGTGCTGGAAACCAGCCATCCGCCGGGATATTACCTACCGCCACACGCATTTCTGCCGGGTGTGCTGCACGCTGCACCGGGCAGCAGTGTCTGTGAATGGAAGGGCCGTGCAAGCTACTGGAGCCTGTCGGCAGGCGGAAAGACAGTGCCGGGCGCGGCCTGGAGTTACGAGCGCCCCACCGCGCCCTTTGCCGACATCGCCGGATACGTGGCGCTGTATGCCGGGCGGGTAGACCGCGTGACCCTGGACGGCGAGACGGTGACGCCGCAGCCGGGCGATTTTTACGGTGGCTGGATCACTTCCGAGGTCGTGGGGCCGTTCAAAGGGATTCCGGGAAGCTGGGGCTGGTAA